A stretch of Caenorhabditis elegans chromosome IV DNA encodes these proteins:
- the igdb-1 gene encoding Ig-like and fibronectin type-III domain-containing protein 1 (Predicted), producing MCNVAEDPSSFSTITIATTCRAEWPKVSPCIADGRNHTDCCLKKGVQHDCLEICSGSTKELGVHSVLCLNLDLQAIYQCIRQGYETHPSAPGNVTISELTAHSVTVQWTEPNSNAHLVENYTLFIRKNEHGEAVRTVKNVISPHVELGLDPDSEYVLTLQSHSANGTSLPSTAKLFSTLPTTRPPLCTIGEPIYMNDGRVMICDAVNPCPNGFRCTGAGSDLSYCCPHDGTHSSEEFTSCCKEQKMPESCMSSCQYNMTLPESCKENLNTWVQCASEGHDHLRCCLQEEVSKPCQTACMHPFTVPADECFSEVSKYRTCFSAAHQALPAAVRNVEVSSISKDSATISWEDLEANIIVFRVQLFEKGGNLIKTENSSADIFRFIDLEPNKDYSVRVTAINFLGEGPPSWNATFTTKPAQIYEGDRPVAPEKLRISWNSGPRVNVTWDPVSVRRNAEVVTKPIEYTIYYLDTEQSSTWTTLRTNQTWVVMRDLRKDALYYVYVTAKEDNRTSRSSSIITILAQKDSPGLPEPTIVIEPDHKDGVFSPGEKISINCSLPNIKKHLNIDLTVGSHVVQNDHGALWVILETEADEAMDTATCAVSDTDGRQHVAMKHLVLERKASVTMKKDKIRVLDDQSVEIECIYRGGGLDPKISFEKDGKKASRGFLNLKKTEAGYVAKWHIRKVKQEDAGFYKCVVTSSDGSRVEASSEVIFSTETLPVNPKLILQCCEDEGITGDCLQACNIGRTSLSIKNQNCTRFAVSLLKCASDIRDHSDCCIASGVTSKCLPLCSGDSFSPDIDCSEHAVSIMTCSVKSHEHAPSEVSNVRIKASEGKVNIEWDYPLTKDYKYFAVYYRKAHDDHEDWHKLKTIQQNIELDVDPSEDYEVGILAANALGHSRLMYSAIPKDSEPRRSASKGSSSAFWIVVILVVFGVLIAGLAVLSKRRELPYPIGKFIGRRNDPNQPTVAFENPAYGEPWGGAEVEIRGLGGSATTGTAAATQSEWQSANLEANSTTDNSHEYRNGMRYAKLET from the exons atgtgcaatgtCGCAGAAGATCCATCTTCATTCTCGACCATCACAATCGCCACTACTTGCCGTGCCGAATGGCCAAAAGTGTCTCCCTGCATTGCCGACGGCCGGAACCATACTGATTGTTGTCTGAAGAAGGGCGTACAACACGATTGCCTTGAAATTTGTTCGGGAAGCACAAAAGAACTCGGTGTGCATTCAGTTCTTTGCCTCAATCTTGATCTTCAAGCAATCTATCAATGCATCAGACAAGGCTATGAGACACATCCATCTGCACCTGGGAATGTGACGATTTCGGAGTTAACAGCTCACAGCGTGACTGTTCAGTGGACTGAGCCTAATTCAAATGCACATCTCGTCGAGAACTACACACtttttattcggaaaaatGAACACGGAGAAGCTGTCCGAACAGTGAAGAACGTAATTTCACCACATGTTGAACTTGGATTGGATCCAGATTCCGAGTACGTTCTTACTCTTCAATCTCATTCCGCTAATGGTACATCTCTACCTTCAACTGCAAAATTGTTCTCAACACTTCCAACAACTCGTCCTCCATTGTGCACAATTGGGGAACCAATCTACATGAATGATGGTCGTGTCATGATTTGCGATGCTGTGAATCCTTGTCCAAATGGATTCAGATGTACTGGAGCTGGTTCTGATCTTTCATATTGTTGCCCACACGATGGAACTCATTCGTCGGAAGAGTTCACTTCCTGTTGTAAGGAACAGAAAATGCCAGAAAGCTGTATGAGCAGTTGCCAATACAACATGACGCTTCCCGAGAGTTGCAAGGAAAATCTGAATACTTGGGTTCAATGTGCTTCTGAAGGTCATGATCATTTAAGATGCTGTCTGCAagaagaagtttcaaaaccaTGCCAAACCGCTTGTATGCATCCATTTACTGTACCAGCAGATGAATGCTTTAGTGAAGTTTCAAAGTATAGAACATGCTTCAGTGCTGCCCATCAAGCCCTTCCAGCCGCTGTCAGGAATGTGGAAGTATCTTCTATCAGCAAGGATTCCGCGACAATTTCCTGGGAAGATCTCGAAGCGAACATCATTGTTTTCCGtgttcaattatttgaaaaaggagGAAATTTGATTAAGACGGAGAACAGTTCTGCAGACATTTTCCGATTCATTGATCTAGAGCCTAACAAGGATTATTCTGTTCGCGTTACtgccatcaattttttgggaGAAGGTCCACCATCATGGAATGCTACCTTCACAACCAAGCCGGCGCAGATTTATGAAGGAGATCGACCAGTTGCTCCAGAAAAGCTCAGAATCTCATGGAATTCAGGACCACGCGTAAACGTCACCTGGGACCCTGTCTCAGTCCGTCGTAACGCTGAAGTGGTGACCAAACCGATTGAGTACACCATTTACTACTTGGATACAGAGCAAAGCTCTACATGGACAACGTTGAGGACCAATCAAACTTGGGTTGTGATGAGAGATCTTCGCAAAGATGCACTGTATTATGTCTACGTAACAGCAAAGGAAGACAATCGTACCAGTCGTAGTTCATCAATAATAACTATTCTTGCTCAAAAAGACTCTCCAGGACTTCCAGAGCCAACAATTGTCATTGAACCGGATCACAAGGATGGAGTGTTTTCTCCTGGAGAAAAGATTTCCATTAATTGCTCCTTGCCGAACATCAAGAAGCATCTCAACATCGATCTGACTGTAGGATCACATGTCGTGCAAAATGATCATGGTGCACTGTGGGTTATCCTGGAAACTGAAGCAGACGAGGCAATGGACACTGCTACCTGTGCTGTATCGGACACCGACGGTCGTCAGCATGTTGCTATGAAGCATCTGGTGTTGGAGAGAAAGGCGTCAGTTACGATGAAGAAGGACAAGATCCGTGTGTTGGATGATCAGTCTGTGGAAATTGAGTGTATCTATCGAGGTGGAGGTCTTGATCCGAAGATTTCATTCGAGAAGGATGGAAAGAAGGCATCACGGGGATTCTTGAACCTGAAGAAGACTGAAGCTGGATACGTGGCCAAGTGGCAT aTCCGCAAAGTTAAGCAAGAAGATGCTGGATTCTACAAATGTGTGGTCACTTCTAGTGATGGTTCTCGAGTTGAGGCATCGTCCGAAGTCATTTTCTCCACTGAAACACTTCCAGTCAATCCAAAACTCATTCTCCAATGCTGCGAAGACGAGGGAATCACTGGAGATTGTCTGCAAGCTTGCAACATTGGACGTACATCactttcaatcaaaaatcaaaattgtactCGTTTCGCTGTCTCACTTCTCAAGTGCGCATCAGACATTCGTGATCATTCTGATTGTTGCATCGCGAGCGGTGTCACATCGAAATGCCTTCCACTGTGCTCTGGAGATAGCTTCTCTCCGGATATTGACTGCTCCGAACACGCGGTTTCTATCATGACATGCTCTGTGAAGAGTCATGAGCATGCTCCATCAGAAGTCAGTAATGTTCGTATCAAGGCATCAGAAGGAAAAGTCAACATTGAATGGGATTATCCACTTACGAAAGACTATAAATATTTTGCTGTCTACTATCGAAAAGCTCACGATGACCACGAGGATTGGCACAAGTTGAAGACTATTCAGCAGAAT ATCGAACTCGACGTGGATCCTTCCGAAGATTATGAAGTTGGAATCCTCGCAGCCAACGCGCTCGGTCACAGCAGACTGATGTATTCCGCGATTCCTAAGGATTCCGAACCTCGACGATCGGCTTCAAAGGGATCTTCCTCTGCTTTCTGGATTGTTGTAATTCTTGTAGTCTTTGGAGTCTTGATTGCGGGATTAGCTGTTCTGAGCAAGCGACGCGAGCTTCCATATCCAATTGGAAAGTTTATTGGAAGAAGAAATGACCCGAATCAGCCGACTGTTGCATTTGAAAATCCAGCTTACGGAGAGCCCTGGGGCG gagcCGAAGTTGAAATCCGAGGATTAGGTGGCTCAGCCACAACTGGAACAGCTGCTGCAACCCAATCTGAATGGCAAAGTGCCAACCTCGAAGCGAACAGTACAACTGATAACAGCCACGAGTACCGAAACGGCATGAGATATGCTAAACTTGAGACCTAA
- the igdb-2 gene encoding Ig-like and fibronectin type-III domain-containing protein 2 (Confirmed by transcript evidence), whose amino-acid sequence MMRWRLAVLFLTLLASTTGDDTTTKASVSTTTKKGTDGPHLTTDDEGFLTVIQGFATQLQCVLNTCSKDVIWYKDGSQISKGSQFLNTTSEKAYKIQHSIEVDYEKGCSGECDDSKPCGDGFSCVDNQCCSCRREEFTLVLRNLTFDESGRYRCQLGNKSELLEFQVEVLESGLKGGFHENISYDHSECCQEKGISPLCRGMCKPSEMDQHHFDPTSCKTDDYKHFLSCATEDGTRSHVHCCKTQLVPSFCYDFCSGDFQMLRRSHRLCLYYLPEIFSCLDRAYRMLSNEKGGVSSARGGAGGAAHLSAFMIDKPVRG is encoded by the exons ATGATGAGGTGGCGTCTAGCCGTCCTCTTTCTGACGCTTCTGGCGTCAACCACCGGAGACGATACGACCACGAAGGCTTCGGTTTCAACTACAACGAAAAAAGGAACCGATGGCCCACACTTGACGACCGATGACGAGGGATTTTTGACTGTAATCCAGGGATTTGCAACTCAGCTTCAGTGCGTCTTGAATACATGCTCAAAGGATGTGATTTGGTACAAGGATGGATCTCAAATATCCAAAGGATCACAATTCTTGAATACAACTTCAGAGAAAGCCTACAAAATTCAACATTCGATAGAAGTTGATTACGAAAAAGGATGTTCTGGAGAATGTGACGATTCGAAGCCATGTGGGGATGGCTTCTCGTGTGTTGACAATCAATGTTGCTCGTGCCGGAGAGAGGAGTTTACGTTGGTGCTTCGTAATCTCACATTTGACGAGTCGGGTAGATATCGGTGTCAATTGGGCAATAAATCCGAACTGCTCGAGTTTCAAGTGGAAGTTcttg AATCCGGACTAAAGGGTGGTTTCCATGAGAACATCTCATATGACCATTCAGAATGTTGTCAAGAAAAAGGAATTTCTCCGCTATGCCGTGGAATGTGTAAACCCTCGGAAATGGACCAGCACCATTTCGACCCAACAAGCTGCAAAACCGATGACTACAAACATTTCCTGTCCTGTGCCACAGAAGACGGAACTCGTTCTCATGTTCATTGCTGCAAGACTCAGCTCGTTCCGAGCTTCTGCTACGATTTCTGCTCGGGAGACTTCCAGATGCTCCGTCGATCACATCGTCTCTGCCTCTACTATCTTCCAGAGATATTCTCGTGTTTGGATCGTGCCTACCGTATGTTGTCCAACGAAAAAGGGGGTGTATCCTCGGCTCGTGGTGGTGCTGGTGGAGCCGCCCATCTTTCTGCTTTTATGATTGACAAACCTGTCCGTGGATAG
- the T04A11.1 gene encoding Phenazine biosynthesis-like domain-containing protein (Confirmed by transcript evidence) — protein MTEHYPSYIVDAFAKKRFSGNPAAVCLIPQAKKDDEYLKIAAEFNVSETAFPVPIGSSDYKKCAHFSLRWFTSTAEVPLCGHATLATSHVLFNEIGNENKELKFDTLTGLLVVRRDSIGNVELNLPEYDLTSIKFHHTVNPLHGIFSEFKAPHFLFDIVKCVVPTEMAIEACVYAAKPRVLVVVVDPLTTKFELEAVKIDVTRMLQIHDNGFLQGIALTLRPKNALIQGFTDSSDEPFDYACRYFAPWVGINEDPATGHAQCAMGPFWSKITGKKSLYAFQAYPTRGGLFRLSFHDGRVILNGPSVTVLRGEITLDEPTFY, from the exons ATGACTGAACACTATCCTTCGTACATTGTCGATGCTTTTGCAAAGAAgagattttctggaaatccaGCTGCGGTTTGTCTTATACCACAG gcAAAAAAGGATGACGAATACTTAAAAATAGCTGCCGAATTCAATGTCTCTGAAACAGCATTTCCAGTTCCAATTGGCTCATCAGACTACAAGAAATGTGCTCATTTTTCCCTTCGCTGGTTCACTTCAACTGCCGAAGTTCCATTGTGTGGTCACGCGACACTTGCCACTTCACACGTGTTATTCaatgaaattggaaatgaGAATAAGGAGCTCAAGTTTGACACACTGACAGGATTATTGGTTGTGAGAAGGGATAGTATCGGAAATGTTGAGCTGAATTTGCCCGAATATGATTTGACGTCTATCAAGTTTCATCACACAGTGAACCCACTTCATGggattttctctgaattcaAGGCGCCGCATTTCCTATTTGATATTGTAAAGTGTGTGGTTCCAACTGAG ATGGCAATCGAAGCTTGCGTGTACGCAGCGAAACCTCGAGTCTTGGTAGTCGTAGTAGATCCTCttacaacaaaatttgaattggaaGCAGTTAAAATCGATGTTACACGAATGCTTCAAATTCACGATAACGGTTTTCTACAAGGAATTGCATTGACGTTGAGACCGAAGAATGCATTAATTCAAGGATTCACCGATTCTTCTGATGAACCATTTGACTATGCTTGTCGTTACTTTGCTCCTTGGGTTGGAATAAATGAGGATCCAGCAACAGGGCATGCACAATGTGCAATGGGTCCCTTTTGGTCAAAGATAACGGGAAAAAAGTCGCTATATGCATTTCAA GCATATCCAACTCGAGGAGGTCTGTTCCGTTTAAGCTTCCACGATGGACGAGTTATATTAAATGGACCATCTGTCACTGTACTTAGAGGAGAGATTACATTAGATGAACCGACATTTTACTGa
- the igdb-2 gene encoding Ig-like and fibronectin type-III domain-containing protein 2 (Confirmed by transcript evidence), with the protein MMRWRLAVLFLTLLASTTGDDTTTKASVSTTTKKGTDGPHLTTDDEGFLTVIQGFATQLQCVLNTCSKDVIWYKDGSQISKGSQFLNTTSEKAYKIQHSIEVDYEKGCSGECDDSKPCGDGFSCVDNQCCSCRREEFTLVLRNLTFDESGRYRCQLGNKSELLEFQVEVLESGLKGGFHENISYDHSECCQEKGISPLCRGMCKPSEMDQHHFDPTSCKTDDYKHFLSCATEDGTRSHVHCCKTQLVPSFCYDFCSGDFQMLRRSHRLCLYYLPEIFSCLDRAYLPYPDPPTAIEVNAVEHDKLSVCWKEPEKHESNKMFPILDYAVYFKEIPNFPLLGGDMGLPLLTGDYSDIGDIQEDDYQQEEDDAEEVVKDSTIAPRGKRDVDFESDGVKVQIREKRSTMVIVTRDDVTNSTTIREFAFQNVNTTERCVTLSDLRSSTRYIVYVTARNEYGTSVPSVRNIASTNVHMVKNNASLPDSMKCCTDANVTSFCSSKMCNVAEDPSSFSTITIATTCRAEWPKVSPCIADGRNHTDCCLKKGVQHDCLEICSGSTKELGVHSVLCLNLDLQAIYQCIRQGYETHPSAPGNVTISELTAHSVTVQWTEPNSNAHLVENYTLFIRKNEHGEAVRTVKNVISPHVELGLDPDSEYVLTLQSHSANGTSLPSTAKLFSTLPTTRPPLCTIGEPIYMNDGRVMICDAVNPCPNGFRCTGAGSDLSYCCPHDGTHSSEEFTSCCKEQKMPESCMSSCQYNMTLPESCKENLNTWVQCASEGHDHLRCCLQEEVSKPCQTACMHPFTVPADECFSEVSKYRTCFSAAHQALPAAVRNVEVSSISKDSATISWEDLEANIIVFRVQLFEKGGNLIKTENSSADIFRFIDLEPNKDYSVRVTAINFLGEGPPSWNATFTTKPAQIYEGDRPVAPEKLRISWNSGPRVNVTWDPVSVRRNAEVVTKPIEYTIYYLDTEQSSTWTTLRTNQTWVVMRDLRKDALYYVYVTAKEDNRTSRSSSIITILAQKDSPGLPEPTIVIEPDHKDGVFSPGEKISINCSLPNIKKHLNIDLTVGSHVVQNDHGALWVILETEADEAMDTATCAVSDTDGRQHVAMKHLVLERKASVTMKKDKIRVLDDQSVEIECIYRGGGLDPKISFEKDGKKASRGFLNLKKTEAGYVAKWHIRKVKQEDAGFYKCVVTSSDGSRVEASSEVIFSTETLPVNPKLILQCCEDEGITGDCLQACNIGRTSLSIKNQNCTRFAVSLLKCASDIRDHSDCCIASGVTSKCLPLCSGDSFSPDIDCSEHAVSIMTCSVKSHEHAPSEVSNVRIKASEGKVNIEWDYPLTKDYKYFAVYYRKAHDDHEDWHKLKTIQQNIELDVDPSEDYEVGILAANALGHSRLMYSAIPKDSEPRRSASKGSSSAFWIVVILVVFGVLIAGLAVLSKRRELPYPIGKFIGRRNDPNQPTVAFENPAYGEPWGGAEVEIRGLGGSATTGTAAATQSEWQSANLEANSTTDNSHEYRNGMRYAKLET; encoded by the exons ATGATGAGGTGGCGTCTAGCCGTCCTCTTTCTGACGCTTCTGGCGTCAACCACCGGAGACGATACGACCACGAAGGCTTCGGTTTCAACTACAACGAAAAAAGGAACCGATGGCCCACACTTGACGACCGATGACGAGGGATTTTTGACTGTAATCCAGGGATTTGCAACTCAGCTTCAGTGCGTCTTGAATACATGCTCAAAGGATGTGATTTGGTACAAGGATGGATCTCAAATATCCAAAGGATCACAATTCTTGAATACAACTTCAGAGAAAGCCTACAAAATTCAACATTCGATAGAAGTTGATTACGAAAAAGGATGTTCTGGAGAATGTGACGATTCGAAGCCATGTGGGGATGGCTTCTCGTGTGTTGACAATCAATGTTGCTCGTGCCGGAGAGAGGAGTTTACGTTGGTGCTTCGTAATCTCACATTTGACGAGTCGGGTAGATATCGGTGTCAATTGGGCAATAAATCCGAACTGCTCGAGTTTCAAGTGGAAGTTcttg AATCCGGACTAAAGGGTGGTTTCCATGAGAACATCTCATATGACCATTCAGAATGTTGTCAAGAAAAAGGAATTTCTCCGCTATGCCGTGGAATGTGTAAACCCTCGGAAATGGACCAGCACCATTTCGACCCAACAAGCTGCAAAACCGATGACTACAAACATTTCCTGTCCTGTGCCACAGAAGACGGAACTCGTTCTCATGTTCATTGCTGCAAGACTCAGCTCGTTCCGAGCTTCTGCTACGATTTCTGCTCGGGAGACTTCCAGATGCTCCGTCGATCACATCGTCTCTGCCTCTACTATCTTCCAGAGATATTCTCGTGTTTGGATCGTGCCTACC tgcCGTATCCTGATCCGCCGACAGCAATTGAAGTGAATGCTGTGGAGCACGATAAGCTATCCGTATGCTGGAAAGAGCCGGAAAAGCACGAGTCGAATAAGATGTTCCCGATTCTCGACTATGCAGtttatttcaaagaaattccCAATTTCCCATTACTCGGCGGTGATAT GGGTCTTCCTTTGTTAACTGGAGACTATTCGGACATTGGGGATATTCAGGAAGACGATTATCAACAGGAGGAAGATGACGCGGAAGAAGTTGTCAAAGACTCGACGATTGCACCACGTGGAAAACGAGATGTCGACTTTGAGTCTGATGGAGTCAAGGTTCAGATTCGTGAGAAGCGATCTACAATGGTTATTGTGACCAGAGATGATGTGACGAATTCGACGACGATTCGCGAGTTTGCGTTCCAAAATGTTAATACCACAGAAAGATGTGTCACTTTATCGGATCTACGATCATCGACAAGATACATTGTCTACGTGACTGCTAGAAATGAGTACGGTACTAGTGTTCCGTCGGTTCGAAACATTGCATCTACCAACGTTCATATGGTCAAGAACAATGCGAGTTTGCCAGACTCGATGA aatgttGCACTGATGCAAATGTCACCTCGTTCTGTTcatcaaaaatgtgcaatgTCGCAGAAGATCCATCTTCATTCTCGACCATCACAATCGCCACTACTTGCCGTGCCGAATGGCCAAAAGTGTCTCCCTGCATTGCCGACGGCCGGAACCATACTGATTGTTGTCTGAAGAAGGGCGTACAACACGATTGCCTTGAAATTTGTTCGGGAAGCACAAAAGAACTCGGTGTGCATTCAGTTCTTTGCCTCAATCTTGATCTTCAAGCAATCTATCAATGCATCAGACAAGGCTATGAGACACATCCATCTGCACCTGGGAATGTGACGATTTCGGAGTTAACAGCTCACAGCGTGACTGTTCAGTGGACTGAGCCTAATTCAAATGCACATCTCGTCGAGAACTACACACtttttattcggaaaaatGAACACGGAGAAGCTGTCCGAACAGTGAAGAACGTAATTTCACCACATGTTGAACTTGGATTGGATCCAGATTCCGAGTACGTTCTTACTCTTCAATCTCATTCCGCTAATGGTACATCTCTACCTTCAACTGCAAAATTGTTCTCAACACTTCCAACAACTCGTCCTCCATTGTGCACAATTGGGGAACCAATCTACATGAATGATGGTCGTGTCATGATTTGCGATGCTGTGAATCCTTGTCCAAATGGATTCAGATGTACTGGAGCTGGTTCTGATCTTTCATATTGTTGCCCACACGATGGAACTCATTCGTCGGAAGAGTTCACTTCCTGTTGTAAGGAACAGAAAATGCCAGAAAGCTGTATGAGCAGTTGCCAATACAACATGACGCTTCCCGAGAGTTGCAAGGAAAATCTGAATACTTGGGTTCAATGTGCTTCTGAAGGTCATGATCATTTAAGATGCTGTCTGCAagaagaagtttcaaaaccaTGCCAAACCGCTTGTATGCATCCATTTACTGTACCAGCAGATGAATGCTTTAGTGAAGTTTCAAAGTATAGAACATGCTTCAGTGCTGCCCATCAAGCCCTTCCAGCCGCTGTCAGGAATGTGGAAGTATCTTCTATCAGCAAGGATTCCGCGACAATTTCCTGGGAAGATCTCGAAGCGAACATCATTGTTTTCCGtgttcaattatttgaaaaaggagGAAATTTGATTAAGACGGAGAACAGTTCTGCAGACATTTTCCGATTCATTGATCTAGAGCCTAACAAGGATTATTCTGTTCGCGTTACtgccatcaattttttgggaGAAGGTCCACCATCATGGAATGCTACCTTCACAACCAAGCCGGCGCAGATTTATGAAGGAGATCGACCAGTTGCTCCAGAAAAGCTCAGAATCTCATGGAATTCAGGACCACGCGTAAACGTCACCTGGGACCCTGTCTCAGTCCGTCGTAACGCTGAAGTGGTGACCAAACCGATTGAGTACACCATTTACTACTTGGATACAGAGCAAAGCTCTACATGGACAACGTTGAGGACCAATCAAACTTGGGTTGTGATGAGAGATCTTCGCAAAGATGCACTGTATTATGTCTACGTAACAGCAAAGGAAGACAATCGTACCAGTCGTAGTTCATCAATAATAACTATTCTTGCTCAAAAAGACTCTCCAGGACTTCCAGAGCCAACAATTGTCATTGAACCGGATCACAAGGATGGAGTGTTTTCTCCTGGAGAAAAGATTTCCATTAATTGCTCCTTGCCGAACATCAAGAAGCATCTCAACATCGATCTGACTGTAGGATCACATGTCGTGCAAAATGATCATGGTGCACTGTGGGTTATCCTGGAAACTGAAGCAGACGAGGCAATGGACACTGCTACCTGTGCTGTATCGGACACCGACGGTCGTCAGCATGTTGCTATGAAGCATCTGGTGTTGGAGAGAAAGGCGTCAGTTACGATGAAGAAGGACAAGATCCGTGTGTTGGATGATCAGTCTGTGGAAATTGAGTGTATCTATCGAGGTGGAGGTCTTGATCCGAAGATTTCATTCGAGAAGGATGGAAAGAAGGCATCACGGGGATTCTTGAACCTGAAGAAGACTGAAGCTGGATACGTGGCCAAGTGGCAT aTCCGCAAAGTTAAGCAAGAAGATGCTGGATTCTACAAATGTGTGGTCACTTCTAGTGATGGTTCTCGAGTTGAGGCATCGTCCGAAGTCATTTTCTCCACTGAAACACTTCCAGTCAATCCAAAACTCATTCTCCAATGCTGCGAAGACGAGGGAATCACTGGAGATTGTCTGCAAGCTTGCAACATTGGACGTACATCactttcaatcaaaaatcaaaattgtactCGTTTCGCTGTCTCACTTCTCAAGTGCGCATCAGACATTCGTGATCATTCTGATTGTTGCATCGCGAGCGGTGTCACATCGAAATGCCTTCCACTGTGCTCTGGAGATAGCTTCTCTCCGGATATTGACTGCTCCGAACACGCGGTTTCTATCATGACATGCTCTGTGAAGAGTCATGAGCATGCTCCATCAGAAGTCAGTAATGTTCGTATCAAGGCATCAGAAGGAAAAGTCAACATTGAATGGGATTATCCACTTACGAAAGACTATAAATATTTTGCTGTCTACTATCGAAAAGCTCACGATGACCACGAGGATTGGCACAAGTTGAAGACTATTCAGCAGAAT ATCGAACTCGACGTGGATCCTTCCGAAGATTATGAAGTTGGAATCCTCGCAGCCAACGCGCTCGGTCACAGCAGACTGATGTATTCCGCGATTCCTAAGGATTCCGAACCTCGACGATCGGCTTCAAAGGGATCTTCCTCTGCTTTCTGGATTGTTGTAATTCTTGTAGTCTTTGGAGTCTTGATTGCGGGATTAGCTGTTCTGAGCAAGCGACGCGAGCTTCCATATCCAATTGGAAAGTTTATTGGAAGAAGAAATGACCCGAATCAGCCGACTGTTGCATTTGAAAATCCAGCTTACGGAGAGCCCTGGGGCG gagcCGAAGTTGAAATCCGAGGATTAGGTGGCTCAGCCACAACTGGAACAGCTGCTGCAACCCAATCTGAATGGCAAAGTGCCAACCTCGAAGCGAACAGTACAACTGATAACAGCCACGAGTACCGAAACGGCATGAGATATGCTAAACTTGAGACCTAA
- the T04A11.2 gene encoding Phenazine biosynthesis-like domain-containing protein (Confirmed by transcript evidence), with product MSRKFPSFIVDAFTTKSFAGNPAAVCLIPEVFKDQEYLKIAAEFNLSETAFPVPIGSTDFKTCSQFSLRWFTPKTEVPLCGHATLATSHVLFNEVGNVNKEIKFDTQSGVLIAKRDEKGNVEMNFPEYDLASVKFNDTPNPLQGIFSEFEAPSFLFEVIKCVVPTEMIIESVVYSSKSRKLIVIVDPETTKFELEAVRIDCSKMLEIHDGSFVRGLAISLRPSNPMAQGFVDSSDEPYDYACRYFAPWVGIDEDPATGSAQCVMGPFWSKMLGKNELYAFQAFPTRGAQFRIRLQDDRVILNGPSVTVLRGELALN from the exons atgtcgAGAAAATTTCCGTCTTTCATAGTTGATGCATTTACAACTAAGAGTTTTGCAGGAAATCCTGCAGCAGTTTGTCTTATTCCAGAG GTTTTTAAAGACCAAGAGTATTTGAAAATCGCTGCCGAATTCAATCTCTCCGAGACAGCATTTCCAGTTCCAATTGGTTCAACTGACTTCAAGACTTGCTCTCAGTTTTCCCTACGCTGGTTTACTCCAAAAACTGAAGTTCCGTTGTGTGGTCACGCAACTCTTGCAACGTCACACGTTCTGTTCAATGAAGTTGGAAATGTGAATAAGGAGATTAAATTCGATACCCAATCCGGAGTTTTGATTGCAAAAAGAGATGAAAAAGGAAATGTGGAGATGAATTTTCCCGAATACGATTTGGCGTCAGTGAAGTTCAATGATACCCCAAATCCATTGCAGGGCATTTTTTCGGAg ttcgaAGCACCATCATTCCTGTTTGAAGTTATCAAGTGCGTTGTTCCAACTGAG ATGATTATCGAATCAGTGGTGTACTCTTCAAAATCTCGCAAACTAATCGTCATTGTGGATCCAGAAACCACCAAATTTGAACTTGAAGCCGTTCGCATtgattgctcaaaaatgctcGAGATTCACGATGGAAGTTTTGTAAGGGGCCTTGCCATTTCTCTTCGTCCATCAAATCCAATGGCTCAAGGATTTGTGGATTCTTCTGATGAACCATATGACTATGCATGCCGTTATTTTGCTCCGTGGGTTGGAATCGATGAGGATCCAGCAACTGGATCTGCGCAATGTGTTATGGGACCGTTCTGGTCGAAGATGCTCGGGAAGAACGAGTTGTATGCTTTTCAG GCTTTTCCAACTCGAGGAGCTCAATTCAGGATTCGTCTTCAAGATGACCGTGTGATTTTGAACGGACCTTCTGTCACAGTGCTCCGGGGAGAGCTTGCGttgaactaa